One region of Deinococcota bacterium genomic DNA includes:
- a CDS encoding carboxylesterase family protein produces the protein MHNPWAATAARRQPPCQRFDLFLVALLAALCTWGAARSQAPVDCPSGVVATVSGWVCGVAQGGSPVRAFLGVPYAESTAGENRWRAPVPKAPWPGTWQADAFGPICP, from the coding sequence ATGCACAACCCTTGGGCAGCCACAGCCGCGCGGCGTCAGCCGCCCTGTCAGCGTTTCGACCTTTTTCTCGTCGCTCTTCTCGCCGCGCTCTGCACCTGGGGCGCGGCGAGAAGCCAAGCTCCCGTAGACTGCCCCAGCGGTGTGGTGGCGACGGTCAGCGGCTGGGTCTGCGGCGTAGCACAGGGTGGCAGCCCCGTGCGCGCCTTTTTGGGCGTTCCCTACGCCGAAAGCACCGCCGGCGAAAACCGCTGGCGCGCCCCCGTTCCCAAAGCTCCCTGGCCGGGCACCTGGCAGGCGGACGCCTTTGGCCCCATCTGCCCGC